A part of Mycolicibacterium sp. TUM20985 genomic DNA contains:
- the gap gene encoding type I glyceraldehyde-3-phosphate dehydrogenase gives MVIRVGINGFGRVGRNFFRAVDAQRAAGTTEIEIVAVNDLTDNATLAHLLKYDSVLGRLADDVVVDGDDIRVGDRSIRAWSIAGGPAAVPWGEMGVDVVVEATGRFTAAEQARGHLDGGAKKVVVSATSKGADLTVVMGVNHRDYDGSQTVVSNASCTTNCLAPMAKVMDEAFGIEHGLMTTIHAYTPDQNLQDGPHRDLRRARAAAINVIPTSTGAARAISVVLPQLEGRLDGYALRVPVPTGSATDLTVTVREPVTVEAVNAAFAAAADGDLKGILAYTEAPLVSSDIVTDPSSCIFDSGLTKVTGNLVKIVGWYDNEWGYSHRLVDLVGLVA, from the coding sequence ATGGTGATTCGCGTGGGTATCAACGGCTTCGGTCGCGTCGGTCGCAACTTCTTCCGTGCAGTCGATGCGCAACGTGCGGCGGGCACCACCGAGATCGAGATCGTGGCGGTGAACGACCTCACCGACAACGCGACCCTCGCGCACCTCCTCAAGTACGACTCCGTGCTCGGTCGGCTCGCAGACGACGTGGTCGTCGACGGGGACGACATTCGGGTGGGCGATCGATCGATCAGGGCGTGGTCCATCGCCGGCGGACCGGCTGCGGTGCCCTGGGGGGAGATGGGCGTCGACGTCGTCGTCGAGGCCACCGGTCGCTTCACCGCCGCGGAACAAGCCAGGGGCCACCTCGACGGTGGCGCGAAGAAGGTGGTGGTGTCCGCGACGTCGAAGGGCGCGGACCTCACCGTGGTGATGGGCGTCAACCACCGCGACTACGACGGTTCGCAGACCGTCGTCTCGAACGCGTCCTGTACGACCAACTGCCTGGCGCCCATGGCCAAGGTGATGGACGAGGCGTTCGGCATCGAGCACGGCCTGATGACCACCATCCACGCCTACACCCCCGACCAGAACCTGCAGGACGGCCCGCACCGCGATCTTCGCCGGGCCCGCGCCGCGGCGATCAACGTGATACCCACGTCCACCGGGGCCGCACGGGCGATCAGCGTCGTGCTGCCGCAACTCGAAGGCCGCCTCGACGGGTATGCCCTACGGGTGCCGGTGCCGACGGGCTCGGCCACCGATCTGACCGTCACCGTCCGCGAGCCGGTGACCGTCGAGGCCGTCAACGCCGCGTTCGCGGCCGCCGCCGACGGTGACCTCAAGGGCATCCTCGCCTATACCGAGGCTCCCTTGGTGTCCTCCGACATCGTCACCGACCCGTCGTCGTGCATCTTCGACTCGGGGCTGACCAAGGTGACCGGGAACCTGGTGAAGATCGTCGGCTGGTACGACAACGAGTGGGGATACTCCCACCGCCTCGTCGACCTCGTCGGTCTGGTCGCGTGA